The Brachyspira sp. SAP_772 genome includes the window ATAGCAGCGTCAATATCTTTATCATACTCTTTCTCATCAATCAAATCAGCACAAGGAGCAGTGCATTTACCTATATGATAATAAAGACAAGGTCTTATTTTACGTTTTAGAGGAAAATCATATTTGCATCTTCTAAGCTTAAAATTATCTATTATAAACTTTACTATGTTTTCAGCCCTCTCAGCAGCAACATAAGGTCCATAATATTTTTTATATTTTTTAGCATTTTCTTTGTCTATTACATTTCTTGCTTTTATCACCCTCGGAAAATGTTCGTTTGTAATTGCTATAAAAGGAAAAGATTTTTGGTCTTTAAGAAGTATATTATAATGAGGCTTATGCTTTCTTATCATCTCAGCTTCAAGTATTAAAGCCTCCACTTCATTTTTTGTAACTATATAATCAATATCTCTAATATGTTCTACTAATGCAGTTGTTTTTGCATCTTTATTGTTCCCTATAAAATAGGAAGATACTCTTTTTTTTAATGATTTTGCTTTGCCTATATATATGATATTGGCATCTTTATCTTTCATAAAGTATACGCCAGATTTTGTAGGAAGGCGTTTTAATTTTTCTGAAATATATTCTTTAACTTGATTATTCATAATTATAAGTTTTATAATTATATAAAAAATAAAAAGTTTGTCAAAAATAAATGCTGCTATGCCTAAACAATTTTATTTATATTTTTTATAATTTTTTTATTCAATTTTTTCCCGTAGCAAAAAGTTGCAAAAAGTACAATTTATTTAGCCTTATACGAAAAAATATGTATCAAATAATGTATAATAAAACTCAATTTTAGTTTAAAAATGCAGTCTTTTTGGTTCTTTGTGTCAACAAAAGAACTGGGGGTACGGGGGCTAGTCCCCGCAAATATTTAAAATTAAAAAATATAAATTTTGACAAACTTAAAAATTTTCAGTATATACCTAAACAATTATAATTTATCAATTTTTATTTATTTGCAAATAGAACCATAATTTATTAAGACTATAAAAACTTATAATATATTACTAAAATGCTTTATATGTAAAATAAGTTCTTTATTTTGTGTAATAATAAGCAATAAACCGCACGTATAAAGGGCATTGAATAGAGGTAGGCAGTACCGTGCGGAGAGGTGCCGCGGCTCGCGGTTGACAAATTTAAAAATTTTTACTATATATTTATTAATAACTATTAAAAATTTTAGGAACAACAATGAAAGCTTTATTTTATATTGGAGATAAAAAAATAGAATTAAAAGAAATAGAAAATCCAAAGATTATAGACGGCAAAGACGCTATAGTGAAGGTGCAATTATCGAGCATATGCACAAGCGATTTTCATATAATAAATGGGCAAGTACCGAGGGCAAACAAAAATATAGTGCTTGGGCATGAATTTGTGGGTGAAGTAGTAGAAGTTGGAAGCGAAGTAAAAAAATTAAAAAAAGGAGACAGAGTATCTGCCAACTGCATAACTTTTTGCGGAGAATGTTTTTATTGCAAAAATGGCTTTATAAACAACTGCGAAAAAGGAGGCTGGGATATAGGATGCCGTATTAATGGCTGTCAGGCTGAATATGTGAGAGTACCTTTTGCCGATATGTCATTAAATATACTTCCAGAAAATGTTACATACAAAAATGCATTATTTGTAGGGGATATTTTAGCAAGCGGATATTTTGGTGCTGAGCTTTGTGAGATAGATAATAATGATACTGTTTCTGTGATAGGGGCTGGGCCTGTGGGGCTTTGTGCAATGATGAGTGCGAGAGTTTTAGGAGCAAAAAAGATTATAGCTATAGACATAAATGAAGATAGATTAAACATAGCAAAAGAAAACAAATTAGCTGACTTTTTTATTAATCCTAATAAAACTAATAATATAGAAGAATATATAAAAGATATAAATGCTGGAAAACTTTCTGACGGCACAATAGAGGCAGCAGGAGGAGAAAATACATTCGATTTGGCTTGGAGAATTGCAAGGCCTAATTCTGTTGTGGCATTGGTTGCAATGTATGAAAAGCCTCAGATACTTCCGTTAAATATAATGTATGGAAAAAACTTAATATTCAAAACAGGCGGTGTTGATGCTGTTCACAGTGATGATATCTTAAAACTAATATCTCAAGGCAAGTTAAATACAGATTTTCTAATCACCCATACTATAAAACTAGATAACATATTAAGAGGCTATGAAATATTTGATAAAAAAGAGGATAATTGCATAAAAATTGCAGTTACACCAATACAATAAACGTCTAAACAATTAGAATAGCCTAACATTTTCTAATTGTAATAATATTAAAATAGGTGTATAATATATCAATTAAAATTTAATTAAGTATTGAAGAGGATATTATATAATGGCTACTGGAGAAAAGACATATAGTTCGAAAAATATACAAGTATTAGAAGGATTAGACCCTGTTAGAAAACGCCCGGGTATGTATATAGGTTCTACTGGTTCTCAAGGTTTGCATCATTTAGTATACGAGGTAGTTGATAATAGTATAGACGAGGCTATGGCAGGATTTTGTAAAAATATAACAGTTACGATAAAAAAAGATAATGTAATAGAAGTAGAAGATGATGGAAGGGGAATACCAGTTGATATGCATCCGAAGCTCAAAATATCTGCTTTAGAAGTTGTTATGACTAAACTTCATGCGGGTGGTAAGTTTGATAATGAAACTTATAAAGTATCTGGCGGTTTGCATGGTGTTGGTGTATCCGTTGTTAATGCTTTAAGTACAGAGCTTATTGCTGAAGTAAGCAAAGACGGCAAACTCTACAGACAAATATATCATAGAGGTATACCAGAAGAACCTGTTAAAGAAGTTGGCAAATCAAATAAAACAGGAACAAAAGTAACATTTACTGCAGACCCTGAAATATTTGAAACAACTATTTATGATTATAAAATACTTGCTAATAGATTAAGAGAATTAGCTTTTC containing:
- a CDS encoding alcohol dehydrogenase encodes the protein MKALFYIGDKKIELKEIENPKIIDGKDAIVKVQLSSICTSDFHIINGQVPRANKNIVLGHEFVGEVVEVGSEVKKLKKGDRVSANCITFCGECFYCKNGFINNCEKGGWDIGCRINGCQAEYVRVPFADMSLNILPENVTYKNALFVGDILASGYFGAELCEIDNNDTVSVIGAGPVGLCAMMSARVLGAKKIIAIDINEDRLNIAKENKLADFFINPNKTNNIEEYIKDINAGKLSDGTIEAAGGENTFDLAWRIARPNSVVALVAMYEKPQILPLNIMYGKNLIFKTGGVDAVHSDDILKLISQGKLNTDFLITHTIKLDNILRGYEIFDKKEDNCIKIAVTPIQ